One segment of Paraburkholderia bonniea DNA contains the following:
- the serB gene encoding phosphoserine phosphatase SerB codes for MHLIIQSLTPIDAPHYAALATLARSQHIVALDSHALRIEDADPAPGPWQTELSAYCAAQALDYAWIEPERKLADFGLVAMDMDSTLITIECIDEIADYGGFKAEVAAITEASMRGEIKDFNESLTRRVALLKGLDAGVLERVYDERLALSPGAERMLAGVRAAGLKTLLVSGGFTFFTEKLRERLGLDFTRANTLEIVAGKLTGRVSGEIVNAEVKARTLRETCAQLGLAPSRAIALGDGSNDLQMMAAAGLSVAFRAKPVVRAAASVAFNYVGLDGLLRLF; via the coding sequence ATGCATCTCATCATTCAAAGCCTCACGCCCATCGACGCGCCGCACTACGCCGCGCTAGCTACGCTCGCACGGAGCCAACATATCGTCGCGCTCGACTCACATGCACTGCGGATCGAAGACGCCGACCCCGCGCCTGGGCCATGGCAAACAGAACTCTCGGCGTACTGCGCTGCGCAGGCGCTGGATTACGCATGGATCGAGCCGGAGCGGAAACTGGCAGACTTCGGCCTCGTCGCCATGGATATGGATTCGACGTTGATTACGATCGAATGCATCGACGAAATCGCCGACTACGGCGGTTTCAAAGCCGAAGTGGCAGCGATCACCGAAGCGTCGATGCGTGGCGAGATCAAGGATTTCAACGAAAGCCTCACACGCCGCGTGGCGTTGCTCAAAGGGCTAGATGCCGGAGTGCTGGAACGCGTGTATGACGAGCGGCTGGCGCTGTCGCCGGGCGCAGAGCGCATGCTGGCTGGGGTGCGTGCTGCAGGCCTGAAAACGCTGCTCGTTTCAGGCGGTTTCACCTTTTTTACCGAAAAACTGCGCGAGCGCCTAGGTCTCGACTTTACCCGTGCCAATACGCTTGAGATCGTTGCAGGAAAGCTCACCGGCCGGGTCAGCGGCGAGATCGTCAACGCCGAAGTCAAAGCCCGGACACTGCGTGAAACCTGCGCGCAATTAGGTCTCGCACCCAGCCGCGCGATTGCGCTGGGCGACGGCTCGAATGATCTGCAGATGATGGCCGCAGCAGGCCTGTCAGTCGCGTTCCGCGCCAAGCCAGTCGTTCGTGCCGCCGCGAGTGTGGCGTTCAACTATGTAGGGCTGGACGGTTTGCTACGGCTTTTTTGA
- the rimO gene encoding 30S ribosomal protein S12 methylthiotransferase RimO, with the protein MSVTPPIAAPTVGFVSLGCPKALVDSEQIITQLRAEGYAISGTYDGADLVVVNTCGFIDEAVQESLDAIGEALAENGKVIVTGCLGAKKSASGSGLIEEVHPKVLAVTGPHALAEVMQAVHSHLPRPHDPFVDLVPAAGIKLTPRHYAYLKISEGCNHRCTFCIIPSMRGDLVSRPIAQVMLEAENLFKSGVKELLVISQDTSAYGVDVKYRTGFWNGKPLKTRMTELVGALGELAAQYGAWVRLHYVYPYPSVDEVIPMMAHGPLKGHVLPYLDVPFQHAHPEVLKRMKRPANAEKVLERVRAWREICPDLTVRSTFIAGFPGETEAQFETLLDFIREAELDRVGCFAYSPVEGATANDLDGALPDSVREERRARFMEVAEEVSATRIARKVGQTLKVLVDETSKDGGIGRTAADAPEIDGVVYIAPATKASKRYKVGDFVPVKITGADGHDLWGEV; encoded by the coding sequence ATGTCTGTCACCCCCCCGATTGCCGCGCCTACTGTTGGCTTCGTTTCATTAGGCTGCCCCAAAGCCCTGGTCGATTCCGAGCAGATCATTACCCAGTTGCGGGCCGAAGGCTATGCGATTTCTGGCACCTACGATGGTGCTGATCTCGTGGTCGTCAACACCTGCGGCTTCATCGACGAAGCCGTGCAGGAAAGCCTCGATGCAATCGGTGAAGCCCTGGCTGAAAACGGCAAGGTGATTGTCACCGGCTGCCTTGGCGCGAAAAAAAGCGCGAGCGGGTCAGGCTTGATCGAAGAAGTTCATCCGAAGGTGCTGGCGGTCACGGGCCCTCATGCACTGGCCGAAGTGATGCAGGCTGTCCATAGTCATCTGCCCAGGCCACACGATCCCTTTGTTGATCTCGTGCCCGCTGCGGGCATCAAACTTACGCCACGTCACTATGCCTATCTGAAAATCTCGGAAGGCTGCAACCATCGTTGTACGTTCTGCATTATTCCGTCGATGCGCGGCGATCTGGTGTCACGGCCTATCGCGCAAGTAATGCTCGAAGCGGAAAACCTGTTCAAATCCGGCGTCAAGGAGCTGCTCGTCATTTCCCAGGATACCAGCGCTTATGGCGTCGACGTGAAATACCGCACGGGCTTCTGGAATGGCAAGCCGCTCAAAACCCGGATGACCGAATTAGTCGGCGCGCTTGGCGAACTGGCTGCGCAATACGGTGCATGGGTGCGTCTGCATTATGTTTATCCGTATCCGAGCGTCGATGAGGTGATTCCCATGATGGCGCACGGTCCGCTCAAAGGCCATGTGCTGCCGTATCTCGATGTGCCGTTCCAGCATGCTCACCCCGAGGTGCTTAAACGGATGAAACGTCCCGCTAACGCCGAAAAAGTGCTGGAGCGTGTGCGCGCGTGGCGTGAAATCTGCCCAGACCTCACCGTGCGCAGCACCTTCATTGCCGGATTCCCTGGCGAAACCGAAGCCCAGTTCGAAACACTGCTCGATTTCATCCGCGAAGCGGAGCTCGATCGGGTCGGTTGTTTTGCGTATTCGCCGGTTGAAGGCGCGACGGCCAATGATCTCGATGGCGCGTTGCCGGATAGCGTGCGTGAGGAACGCCGCGCCCGTTTCATGGAAGTCGCTGAAGAGGTCTCGGCCACGCGCATCGCGCGCAAGGTGGGCCAGACGCTCAAGGTGCTGGTTGACGAAACCAGCAAAGACGGCGGTATTGGCCGTACTGCAGCGGATGCGCCCGAGATCGACGGCGTGGTGTACATCGCTCCGGCAACAAAAGCATCGAAACGCTACAAGGTCGGTGATTTTGTCCCGGTGAAAATCACCGGTGCCGACGGCCATGATCTGTGGGGTGAGGTGTAA
- a CDS encoding sugar kinase: MTCLLPAAILALGEAMVEFNQSAPNTPNYLQGFGGDTSNFCIAAARQGAATGFVSAVGDDHFGRLLREQWLREQVDTTWVRTDETAPTGVYFVSHNEQGHQFDYLRAGSAASRYMVRDVPLEAIAAAQVVHLSGVSLAISVSACDAMFAAMEHATANGVRVSFDTNLRLKLWPLARARAVMLEALRQTDICLPSWDDVTELTGLTGRDEIVDFLLSCGPGVVALKLGAQGAYVATPDERRIVAGYAVNAVDATGAGDCFGGAFVARLVAGDDPFVAARYANVAAALSTQGFGAVAPIPRKADVEQVLASHA; the protein is encoded by the coding sequence ATGACGTGTCTCTTACCTGCGGCGATCCTCGCGCTCGGCGAGGCCATGGTCGAATTCAACCAGTCGGCACCGAACACACCGAACTATCTGCAAGGCTTCGGTGGGGATACCTCGAATTTCTGCATTGCCGCCGCGCGCCAGGGTGCGGCGACGGGTTTTGTTTCAGCCGTAGGCGACGATCATTTCGGCCGCCTGTTGCGCGAACAGTGGTTGCGTGAGCAAGTCGACACCACATGGGTGCGCACCGACGAGACTGCGCCGACCGGGGTGTACTTTGTCTCGCATAACGAACAAGGGCATCAGTTCGACTATTTGCGCGCGGGCTCAGCCGCCAGCCGCTACATGGTGCGGGATGTGCCGCTCGAAGCCATTGCCGCAGCGCAAGTGGTGCACCTGTCGGGCGTGAGCCTGGCGATCAGCGTCAGTGCCTGCGATGCCATGTTTGCCGCGATGGAGCATGCAACGGCTAATGGCGTGCGAGTGAGTTTCGATACCAACTTGCGTCTCAAGCTATGGCCGCTGGCACGGGCGCGAGCGGTGATGCTGGAAGCGTTGCGGCAAACCGATATCTGCCTGCCTAGTTGGGACGATGTAACTGAATTAACCGGTTTGACTGGGCGCGATGAGATTGTCGATTTTCTGCTCTCGTGCGGACCCGGGGTGGTGGCACTCAAACTTGGCGCGCAAGGGGCTTATGTGGCGACGCCAGACGAGCGCCGGATAGTGGCGGGATATGCGGTTAATGCAGTTGACGCAACAGGCGCGGGCGATTGCTTTGGCGGCGCGTTTGTCGCGCGGCTGGTGGCGGGTGATGACCCCTTTGTGGCTGCGCGTTACGCCAATGTGGCTGCGGCGTTATCGACGCAAGGCTTTGGCGCGGTCGCACCGATTCCTCGTAAAGCGGACGTCGAGCAAGTACTGGCGTCCCATGCGTAG
- a CDS encoding cystathionine beta-lyase codes for MTQPPSKRHLQTRIVHPEDQLTPGFESFSVPVTRASTVVFPDLATMRALDWRNDAQWRYGLHATPTSLLLAQRLAALEGGQHALLQPSGLASISNVYFGLVKAGDDVLIPDNVYSPNRDHGDWLAQDFGLSVRYYDPMIGADIAGLIQPNTRLIWLEAPGSVTMEVPDVEAITAVARAHNIITAIDNTWSAGLAFRPFEHGVDISVQALTKYQSGGSDVLMGATITADHALHLKLKMARMHMGLGVSSDDCSLVLRSLPSMKLRFEQHDRSALAIAKWLKTRPEIAAVLHPALPDCPGHAFFKRDFTGAGGLFSVVFEGRYSAAQIDRFCESLALFALGWSWGGADSLAMPYDIAGMRTAGQWPHRGTLVRFYIGLEDEADLRADIEQSLAALG; via the coding sequence ATGACCCAGCCTCCTTCGAAACGCCATCTGCAAACTCGCATCGTCCACCCTGAGGACCAGCTCACGCCGGGTTTCGAGTCATTTTCTGTTCCTGTCACGCGCGCATCCACCGTCGTGTTTCCTGATCTGGCCACGATGCGCGCACTCGATTGGCGCAATGACGCGCAATGGCGCTATGGCTTGCATGCGACGCCGACTTCGCTGCTGCTGGCACAGCGTCTGGCCGCGCTCGAAGGTGGTCAGCATGCGTTACTGCAACCGTCCGGGCTGGCGTCGATTTCGAATGTGTATTTCGGCCTGGTCAAGGCGGGCGATGACGTGCTCATTCCCGATAACGTGTATTCGCCGAACCGCGACCATGGCGACTGGCTGGCGCAGGACTTTGGTCTTTCGGTGCGCTACTACGACCCAATGATTGGGGCGGATATCGCCGGACTGATTCAGCCCAATACACGTCTGATCTGGCTCGAAGCACCGGGTTCGGTGACGATGGAAGTGCCCGACGTGGAGGCGATCACGGCTGTTGCACGGGCGCATAACATCATCACGGCAATCGACAACACCTGGTCCGCTGGGCTTGCTTTTCGCCCGTTCGAACACGGTGTGGACATTTCGGTGCAGGCGCTGACGAAGTATCAGTCGGGTGGCAGCGACGTGTTGATGGGTGCGACCATCACGGCCGATCACGCACTGCATCTCAAGCTCAAGATGGCACGTATGCACATGGGGCTGGGCGTCTCGTCGGACGATTGCTCGCTGGTTCTGCGCAGCTTGCCGAGTATGAAGCTGCGTTTTGAGCAGCATGACCGCAGCGCGCTGGCTATCGCCAAGTGGCTCAAAACGCGCCCGGAAATTGCCGCCGTGCTGCATCCAGCATTACCTGACTGTCCCGGGCACGCGTTTTTCAAGCGCGACTTCACGGGGGCGGGCGGGTTGTTCTCGGTGGTGTTTGAGGGCCGTTACAGCGCGGCGCAAATTGACAGATTCTGCGAGTCGCTGGCGCTTTTCGCACTGGGCTGGAGCTGGGGCGGCGCGGACAGTCTGGCCATGCCGTATGACATAGCCGGGATGCGGACTGCGGGGCAGTGGCCGCATCGTGGCACTTTGGTGCGGTTTTATATTGGCCTGGAAGATGAGGCCGACTTGCGCGCCGATATTGAACAGAGTCTGGCCGCGCTGGGGTAA
- the phaR gene encoding polyhydroxyalkanoate synthesis repressor PhaR — MTATRKTAERLIKKYPNRRLYDTETSTYITLSDVKQLVLDQEVFKVIDAKSNEDLTRSILLQIILEEESGGLPMFSSPMLAQIIRFYGHAMQGMMGTYLEKNIQAFIDIQSKLADQSKGLNEGRPMNPEAWSQFMNMQAPMMQGMMTSYIEQSKNMFVQMQEQMQSQTKSMFGGFPFPPGTPSSSEPGKK, encoded by the coding sequence ATGACTGCGACCAGAAAGACAGCCGAACGGCTCATCAAGAAATATCCCAACCGGCGCTTGTACGACACGGAAACCAGCACCTACATCACGCTCTCGGACGTCAAACAACTCGTGCTTGACCAGGAAGTATTCAAGGTTATAGACGCCAAAAGCAATGAGGATCTGACGCGCAGCATCTTGCTCCAGATCATTCTCGAAGAAGAGAGCGGGGGCTTGCCGATGTTCTCGTCGCCCATGCTCGCGCAGATCATCCGTTTTTATGGTCATGCGATGCAGGGCATGATGGGCACTTACCTGGAGAAGAATATCCAGGCGTTCATTGATATCCAGAGCAAGCTGGCGGACCAGTCCAAGGGGTTGAACGAAGGCCGGCCGATGAATCCTGAAGCCTGGTCGCAATTCATGAACATGCAGGCACCGATGATGCAGGGCATGATGACGAGCTACATCGAACAGTCGAAAAATATGTTCGTACAGATGCAAGAGCAAATGCAAAGCCAGACCAAGTCGATGTTCGGTGGCTTTCCGTTTCCACCGGGCACGCCATCCAGTTCCGAGCCAGGCAAGAAGTAA
- a CDS encoding filamentous hemagglutinin N-terminal domain-containing protein: MKNALTLRPLAFAIALAAASEAHAVGTGTIAFGTGGIAKNGATTTVTQTSDKMIVNWDNMDVAAKESLKFAQPLETSAVLNRINSANPTSILGSLTANGRVFVVNPNGVLIGKGANINVGSFVASSLDMSDADFKADKFRFTGNGTGKVSNAGDITAKELVALIGSGEVRNDAGGQIVGSKGVAMAAGGDVTLSFGDSDNSFAITLDQGSMKALINNGGLIATNDGNIKLTARAIDAMTRSVINNSGSIEAKGATIGADNSIVLESLGNGSVDIGGKLEAMHDKPLGQQRSLIKVSGDSVNILDGAQLTAGQAGEGRFGQYEVRGGQIELAAQGKDRAVKFDRSTLAAEQLLLTADNVLTGEGLQVPKLSSTTRSENMNISVKLQTEEQNLNVGGSAKPTAGNGVIDASFVKAAADQKSRLNIATGTGTVKLDNSALNYGDLALASRLGSVELNSKINGASLTVVAGKLTQAAGADINMTRSLNVTSLSDLVQTANISAGESIGLTAKAAFTQQKGTQTKAASVHYGADQLTLNGETNAVGNVSLRAKDGATQSADSSITTGTLDLAGGGFNLTKGRNTAGIVRGGVDSLDMTMTGDTTLGGIGTRGNLNAKSLGSVSIAQVEAGGNIAIKSDKDIISAGVLKAGGDITLNGVNVRSLDKEPGTDQYSVINASGKLAIDAAKSISLGSIKANNVTLAARDGAISADSLEAGTASVTSANGTWLKNLEATNATISAGKEGIGLTGARVKQNLTLNTSGDVTQARALERDAITVDGDLTYNLANSSKIRPAGEMPVQITAGKIIENRTEGGPANPFAPPPPVTPLPPPPPPVTPLPPPPPPVTPLPPPPPPVTPLPPPPPPVTPLPPPPPPVTPLPPPPPPVTPLPPPPPPVTPLPPPPPPVTPLPPPPPPPLVTPLPPPPPVTPLPPPPPPVTPLPPPPPPVTPLPPPPPPVTPLPPPPPPVTPLPPPPPPVTPLPPPPPPVQDPSVATGSPAPAPAPAPTPNPDSAAGPGPGSPAPAPAPAPVPKPNPDSIAGPGSPAPAPAPVPRPNPDSAAGPGPGSPAPAPAPAPVSGPESTPAPRLATEVYSAFQRAIMANRDFKKSQASYNQMTLTLHKKLRADLMDAGADRFAAYQARSRYGMSMQAARESLNAANRARNQAWSDLSRAQNSYRAETSGSQRAPSALQGW; this comes from the coding sequence ATGAAAAATGCACTGACCTTGAGGCCGCTTGCTTTCGCAATTGCGTTAGCGGCGGCCAGTGAAGCTCACGCAGTCGGCACGGGTACGATTGCGTTTGGCACCGGCGGGATTGCAAAAAATGGCGCGACGACAACGGTGACGCAAACTAGCGACAAGATGATCGTCAACTGGGACAACATGGATGTTGCAGCCAAAGAGTCATTGAAGTTTGCACAACCACTGGAGACATCCGCGGTACTGAACCGCATTAACTCCGCCAATCCTACGTCGATTCTCGGCTCACTCACCGCTAATGGCCGGGTGTTTGTCGTTAATCCGAATGGCGTGCTGATTGGCAAGGGCGCAAATATTAACGTGGGGAGTTTCGTTGCCTCGTCGCTTGACATGAGTGACGCAGATTTCAAGGCGGACAAGTTCCGCTTTACTGGCAACGGCACCGGCAAGGTCAGTAATGCTGGCGATATCACGGCGAAGGAACTGGTTGCATTGATCGGCAGCGGCGAGGTCCGTAACGACGCAGGAGGCCAGATTGTCGGCTCAAAAGGCGTTGCCATGGCTGCTGGTGGTGACGTCACCCTGAGCTTCGGGGACTCCGACAACAGCTTTGCCATCACGCTGGATCAGGGCAGCATGAAGGCGCTGATCAATAACGGCGGCCTGATTGCGACGAACGACGGCAATATCAAGCTGACGGCGAGAGCCATTGATGCGATGACCCGTAGTGTGATTAACAACTCCGGCTCGATCGAGGCGAAGGGTGCCACGATTGGCGCAGACAATTCGATTGTGCTGGAAAGCCTCGGTAATGGCTCGGTGGATATCGGTGGCAAGCTGGAAGCGATGCACGATAAACCGCTGGGGCAGCAACGAAGCCTGATCAAGGTCAGCGGCGACTCCGTCAACATTCTTGATGGCGCGCAACTTACCGCCGGACAGGCTGGCGAAGGCCGTTTCGGCCAATACGAGGTACGCGGGGGGCAAATTGAACTGGCAGCACAAGGCAAGGACCGTGCTGTGAAGTTTGACAGGAGCACGCTGGCAGCAGAACAACTGTTGCTCACTGCCGATAACGTGCTCACCGGAGAAGGGCTTCAGGTGCCGAAGCTGTCTTCTACCACTCGCTCCGAGAACATGAACATCTCGGTCAAGCTGCAGACGGAGGAGCAGAACCTGAATGTTGGCGGAAGTGCGAAGCCAACTGCAGGTAATGGTGTGATTGATGCGAGTTTCGTCAAGGCGGCGGCGGATCAAAAGTCGCGCCTGAATATCGCAACGGGCACCGGGACAGTCAAGCTGGACAACAGCGCGCTGAATTATGGTGATCTGGCACTCGCCAGCCGCTTAGGTTCTGTTGAACTGAATTCGAAGATTAATGGGGCGTCGCTCACGGTTGTTGCCGGGAAGCTGACGCAGGCCGCTGGTGCGGATATCAACATGACGCGCTCACTCAACGTGACGTCGTTATCCGATCTGGTGCAGACAGCGAATATCAGCGCAGGCGAGTCGATTGGGCTGACTGCCAAAGCAGCTTTTACCCAGCAAAAAGGCACACAGACCAAGGCCGCAAGTGTGCACTATGGCGCGGACCAGTTGACGCTCAACGGTGAAACCAATGCGGTAGGTAATGTTTCGCTGCGAGCGAAGGACGGTGCGACGCAAAGCGCTGATTCGTCGATCACAACCGGAACGCTCGATCTGGCAGGGGGTGGTTTCAATCTGACCAAGGGACGCAATACAGCAGGGATTGTTCGTGGTGGTGTTGATTCGCTCGACATGACGATGACAGGCGATACGACGCTGGGAGGAATTGGAACCAGGGGCAATCTGAACGCAAAAAGTCTTGGCAGCGTGAGCATCGCCCAGGTAGAAGCGGGCGGAAACATTGCAATCAAGTCGGATAAAGACATTATTTCAGCGGGCGTGCTGAAGGCTGGTGGGGATATCACGCTGAATGGCGTTAATGTGCGGAGCCTGGATAAAGAGCCGGGTACCGATCAATACAGCGTCATCAATGCGTCCGGCAAGCTGGCAATTGACGCGGCGAAAAGTATTTCGCTTGGCAGCATCAAGGCGAATAACGTGACGCTGGCAGCCCGGGATGGGGCGATATCTGCCGATAGTCTGGAGGCAGGAACTGCGTCGGTGACCAGTGCGAATGGCACATGGCTGAAGAATCTTGAGGCCACTAATGCGACGATCTCGGCAGGCAAGGAAGGTATTGGCCTGACGGGTGCGCGGGTCAAGCAAAACTTGACGCTCAATACATCAGGTGATGTGACGCAAGCACGTGCGCTAGAGCGGGATGCCATTACCGTTGATGGTGATCTGACATACAACCTGGCAAACTCGAGCAAGATCCGCCCCGCCGGTGAGATGCCTGTGCAAATTACCGCTGGCAAGATCATCGAGAACCGTACGGAGGGGGGGCCGGCTAATCCGTTTGCACCACCGCCGCCAGTGACGCCATTGCCACCGCCGCCTCCGCCGGTGACGCCATTGCCGCCACCGCCGCCGCCGGTGACGCCATTGCCACCGCCGCCGCCGCCGGTGACGCCATTGCCACCGCCGCCTCCGCCGGTGACGCCATTGCCACCGCCGCCGCCGCCGGTGACGCCATTGCCACCGCCACCGCCGCCGGTGACGCCATTGCCACCGCCGCCGCCGCCGGTGACGCCATTGCCGCCGCCACCGCCGCCGGTGACGCCATTGCCACCGCCGCCGCCGCCGCCGCTGGTGACGCCATTGCCGCCGCCTCCGCCGGTGACGCCATTGCCACCGCCGCCGCCGCCGGTGACGCCATTGCCACCGCCACCGCCGCCGGTGACGCCTTTGCCACCGCCGCCGCCGCCGGTGACGCCATTGCCGCCGCCACCGCCGCCGGTGACGCCATTGCCACCGCCGCCGCCGCCGGTGACGCCATTGCCGCCGCCACCGCCGCCGGTCCAAGATCCGTCAGTGGCAACGGGATCGCCTGCACCGGCACCAGCTCCGGCTCCAACGCCAAATCCAGATTCGGCAGCGGGACCTGGACCGGGGTCGCCAGCACCGGCACCGGCACCAGCTCCGGTTCCAAAGCCAAATCCAGATTCGATAGCTGGACCTGGATCGCCGGCACCGGCACCAGCTCCGGTTCCAAGGCCAAATCCAGATTCGGCAGCGGGACCTGGACCGGGATCACCGGCACCGGCACCGGCACCGGCACCAGTTTCTGGCCCGGAATCAACACCGGCACCACGACTGGCGACCGAGGTTTATTCGGCATTCCAGAGGGCAATCATGGCGAATCGCGATTTTAAGAAGTCTCAAGCTTCCTACAATCAGATGACCCTGACGCTGCATAAAAAATTGCGAGCCGATTTGATGGATGCGGGTGCTGATCGTTTTGCTGCCTATCAGGCTAGATCCAGGTATGGGATGAGCATGCAGGCAGCGCGCGAATCACTCAACGCTGCAAACCGCGCCCGTAATCAGGCCTGGAGCGATTTGTCCCGCGCTCAAAATAGTTATCGTGCTGAAACGTCTGGCAGTCAAAGGGCTCCTTCGGCCCTACAAGGCTGGTAA
- a CDS encoding 3-ketoacyl-ACP reductase, which translates to MSQRIAYVTGGMGGIGTSICQRLYKDGFKVVAGCGPNSPRRVKWLEEQQALGFDFIASEGNVGDWNSTRDAFDKVKAEVGEIDVLVNNAGITRDIVFRKMTHEDWTSVIDTNLTSLFNVTKQVIEGMVERGWGRVISISSVNGQKGQFGQTNYSTAKAGIHGFTMSLAQEVATKGVTVNTVSPGYIGTDMVKSIRPDVLEKIVATIPVRRLGQPDEIGSIVAWLASDESGFATGADFSLNGGLHMG; encoded by the coding sequence ATGTCACAGCGAATTGCGTATGTCACAGGTGGAATGGGCGGGATTGGCACCAGTATTTGCCAGCGGCTTTATAAGGATGGTTTCAAGGTTGTTGCCGGATGTGGGCCGAATTCGCCGCGCCGCGTTAAATGGCTGGAAGAGCAACAGGCACTGGGTTTTGATTTCATTGCCTCGGAAGGCAATGTAGGCGACTGGAATTCGACCCGGGATGCTTTCGACAAGGTCAAGGCCGAAGTCGGTGAAATCGACGTGCTGGTGAATAACGCTGGCATCACACGCGACATCGTGTTCCGCAAGATGACGCACGAAGACTGGACCTCGGTGATCGACACCAATCTGACCAGTCTGTTCAATGTGACGAAGCAGGTGATCGAAGGCATGGTTGAGCGGGGCTGGGGCCGGGTAATCAGCATTTCGTCGGTGAATGGGCAAAAAGGCCAGTTCGGACAAACCAATTATTCGACCGCGAAGGCGGGTATCCATGGCTTTACGATGTCGCTGGCGCAGGAGGTTGCAACTAAAGGCGTCACGGTGAATACGGTTTCGCCTGGCTATATCGGCACGGATATGGTGAAGTCGATTCGCCCTGACGTGCTGGAGAAAATCGTGGCGACCATTCCGGTTCGCCGTCTGGGGCAACCCGACGAGATCGGCTCGATTGTCGCGTGGCTGGCATCGGATGAATCAGGCTTTGCCACGGGTGCGGACTTTTCGCTGAACGGCGGCTTGCATATGGGTTGA
- a CDS encoding tRNA dihydrouridine synthase, which produces MTRLYLAPMEGLADYVLRDVLTGIGGFDGCVSEFIRVTGSVLPNRVYEREAPEVLEGGHTRSGTPMVIQLLGSDPVWMALNAAHAARLSPHGIDLNFGCPAKVVNQHGGGAMLLADPEQLNRIMSSVRAAVPAGIAVSAKMRLGVSDTSRAVDCATALAEGGAASLVVHARTRDHGYRPPAHWEWIARIADAVDVPVIANGEVWTVADWERCRAVSGSADVMLGRGAVSDPFLASRIRGLMERSPSDGEWQDVLRYLAGYLRTLQAQTASRHEHGRVKKWLSYLQRTWPQAAGLHAAIRRLQDSHDILAVFERAAGFDLDVTPPCSMLTSMPTTPSFCRFDQTDVAAVWQG; this is translated from the coding sequence ATGACCCGCCTGTATCTCGCCCCGATGGAAGGGCTGGCGGACTACGTGCTGCGTGACGTGCTCACGGGCATTGGTGGATTCGACGGCTGTGTGTCGGAGTTCATTCGCGTGACGGGTTCAGTGCTTCCCAACCGGGTCTACGAGCGGGAAGCCCCCGAAGTGCTTGAAGGGGGTCACACGCGGAGTGGCACGCCGATGGTGATTCAACTGCTCGGTAGCGATCCTGTGTGGATGGCGCTGAATGCTGCTCATGCCGCCCGTTTGTCGCCGCATGGCATCGACCTGAACTTTGGTTGCCCCGCCAAGGTTGTCAATCAGCACGGCGGCGGTGCCATGCTGCTGGCTGATCCTGAACAACTGAACCGGATCATGTCCTCGGTTCGCGCCGCAGTGCCTGCCGGTATCGCGGTGAGCGCAAAAATGCGCCTTGGCGTGTCGGATACCTCACGGGCGGTCGATTGCGCCACCGCGCTGGCGGAGGGGGGCGCGGCCTCGCTGGTGGTGCATGCCAGAACGCGCGATCACGGCTATCGTCCACCCGCGCACTGGGAGTGGATCGCACGTATCGCCGATGCTGTCGACGTGCCGGTCATCGCCAATGGAGAGGTCTGGACCGTGGCTGACTGGGAGCGTTGCCGGGCAGTCAGCGGGAGTGCTGACGTGATGCTTGGACGGGGTGCTGTATCGGACCCTTTCCTGGCATCAAGAATCCGCGGACTGATGGAGCGTTCGCCATCTGACGGGGAATGGCAGGATGTGCTCCGTTACCTCGCCGGTTATCTAAGAACCTTGCAAGCCCAGACGGCCTCCCGCCATGAGCACGGACGCGTCAAAAAGTGGCTCAGCTACCTGCAGCGGACCTGGCCGCAGGCGGCCGGGTTGCATGCCGCGATCCGCCGGCTGCAGGATTCGCACGACATTCTGGCGGTGTTTGAGCGTGCTGCGGGATTTGATCTTGACGTGACGCCGCCATGTTCCATGCTTACTTCGATGCCCACTACCCCCTCCTTTTGCCGCTTCGACCAGACAGACGTCGCGGCTGTCTGGCAGGGGTAA